In Drosophila teissieri strain GT53w chromosome 2R, Prin_Dtei_1.1, whole genome shotgun sequence, the following proteins share a genomic window:
- the LOC122614869 gene encoding protein hu-li tai shao isoform X5: MTEVEQPPQNGIDPTAGEDDDNSKARPADIEQDMREMERRKRVEAIMGSKLFREELERIVDSARDGGAGASGILQQLSDIVGVPVSRVSNVFKSSNCMVPINDIRGVESMGYAKGEKILRCKLAATFRLLDLYGWTQGLGAQITARLKVDQEYFLVNPYGLLYHEITASALNKVDMQGQIVEQGTTNFGGNKSHFVLHSVVHAARPDIRCAIYIGCSPVVAISSLKSGLLPLTKDACVLGEITTHAYTGLFDEEERNRLVRSLGPNSKVILLTNHGALCCGETIEEAFFAACHIVQACETQLKLLPVGLDNLVLIPEESRKAIYEQSRRPPEDLEKKFAAVTAGEDGAAAAEKEAAEAVPKVGSPPKWRVGGAEFEALMRMLDNAGYRTGYIYRHPLIKSDPPKPKNDVELPPAVSSLGYLLEEEELFRQGIWKKGDIRKGGDRSRWLNSPNVYQKVEVLETGTPDPKKITKWVAEGSPTHSTPVRIEDPLQFVPAGTNPREFKRVQQLIKDNRRADKISAGPQSHILEGVTWDEASRLKDATVSQAGDHVVMMGAASKGIIQRGFQHNATVYKAPYAKNPFDNVTDDELNEYKRTVERKKKSVHGEYTDTDFSESEAVLQAGTKKYPQSEPETEHQVIEIQTQQAPVPRQAEVVLSDGENVQNGDHSEAHLSTFSQSSKEFQDVSTDGSPKKDKKKKKGLRTPSFLKKKKEKKKAEA, translated from the exons ATGACTGAAGTTGAGCAACCGCCACAGAATGGCATAGATCCCACTGCCGGCGAAGATGATGACAACAGCAAAGCACGTCCTGCGGATATTGAACAG GATATGCGCGAAATGGAGCGTCGCAAGCGGGTTGAGGCTATAATGGGCTCAAAGCTGTTCCGCGAGGAGCTGGAGCGTATCGTGGACTCGGCGCGCGATGGAGGAGCTGGCGCTAGTGGAATCCTGCAGCAGCTGTCGGACATTGTGGGCGTACCAGTGTCCAGGGTGAGCAACGTCTTCAAGAGCAGCAACTGCATGGTGCCCATCAACGATATACGCGGCGTCGAGTCCATGGGCTATGCCAAGGGCGAGAAGATACTCCGGTGCAAGCTGGCCGCCACATTCCGTCTGCTCGATCTGTACGGCTGGACCCAGGGTCTGGGGGCACAGATCACCGCCCGACTCAAGGTCGATCAGGAGTACTTCCTGGTTAATCCATACGGCCTGCTTTACCACGAGATCACTGCCTCAGCGCTGAACAAGGTGGACATGCAAGGACAGATTGTGGAGCAGGGCACCACCAACTTTGGCGGCAACAAGAGTC ACTTTGTCCTCCATTCGGTGGTACATGCCGCCCGTCCAGACATTCGATGCGCCATCTATATTGGTTGCAGTCCAGTCGTGGCTATTTCCTCACTGAAGTCGGGTCTGTTGCCTTTGACCAAGGATGCCTGTGTGCTGGGCGAGATCACCACTCACGCTTATACTGGACTGTtcgacgaggaggagcgcAATCGATTGGTTCGCAGCCTTGGTCCCAACTCCAAGGTGATTCTGTTAACTAACCACGGTGCTTTGTGCTGCGGAGAGACCATCGAGGAAGCCTTCTTCGCCGCCTGTCACATTGTGCAGGCGTGTGAGACCCAACTGAAGCTGTTGCCCGTCGGCTTGGATAACTTAGTGCTGATTCCAGAGGAGTCGCGCAAGGCCATTTACGAGCAGTCACGCCGGCCGCCGGAGGATCTGGAGAAGAAGTTTGCCGCCGTCACCGCTGGCGAAGATggtgctgccgctgctgaaAAGGAGGCAGCCGAAGCCGTACCCAAGGTGGGCAGTCCGCCCAAGTGGCGTGTGGGTGGCGCTGAATTCGAGGCCTTGATGCGCATGCTGGATAATGCTGGCTACCGCACTGGCTATATCTACCGCCATCCACTGATCAAATCGGATCCTCCCAAGCCTAAGAACGACGTCGAACTGCCGCCAGCTGTTTCATCACTGGGCTATCTTcttgaggaggaggagctcttCCGTCAAGG GATCTGGAAGAAGGGAGATATTCGCAAAGGCGGCGACCGCAGCCGGTGGCTCAACTCGCCGAACGTTTACCAAAAGGTCGAGGTTCTGGAGACCGGCACTCCGGATCCCAAGAAGATTACAAAG TGGGTGGCTGAAGGTTCCCCCACCCACTCAACGCCAGTGAGGATAGAAGATCCACTCCAGTTTGTGCCTGCAGGAACCAATCCAAGGGAATTTAAGCGTGTCCAGCAACTA ATTAAGGACAACCGCCGGGCAGATAAGATTTCCGCCGGACCACAGTCGCATATTCTGGAGGGCGTGACATGGGACGAGGCGAGCCGACTCAAGGATGCAACGGTCTCGCAGGCCGGCGACCATGTCGTCATGATGGGTGCCGCTTCCAAGGGAATCATCCAGCGTGGCTTCCAGCACAATGCCACTGTGTACAAGGCTCCCTATGCTAAGAACCCATTCGACAACGTCACAGACGATGAACTCAATGAATACAAACGCACGGTGGAGCGCAAAAAGAAATCGGTGCATGGCGAAT ATACCGACACAGACTTTTCGGAATCCGAAGCGGTCCTGCAGGCGGGGACAAAGAAATACCCACAAAGCGAACCCGAGACCG AGCACCAGGTCATTGAGATCCAAACACAACAAGCGCCAGTGCCAAGGCAGGCGGAAGTCGTGCTGAGCGATG GTGAAAACGTACAAAACGGCGATCATTCGGAGGCACACTTGAGCACCTTCTCGCAGAGCAGTAAAGAG TTCCAGGATGTCTCCACGGACGGATCACCCAAGAAagacaagaagaagaagaagggtCTGCGCACACCATCGTTtttgaaaaagaagaaggagaagaagaaggccGAGGCCTAA
- the LOC122614869 gene encoding protein hu-li tai shao isoform X2, producing MTEVEQPPQNGIDPTAGEDDDNSKARPADIEQDMREMERRKRVEAIMGSKLFREELERIVDSARDGGAGASGILQQLSDIVGVPVSRVSNVFKSSNCMVPINDIRGVESMGYAKGEKILRCKLAATFRLLDLYGWTQGLGAQITARLKVDQEYFLVNPYGLLYHEITASALNKVDMQGQIVEQGTTNFGGNKSHFVLHSVVHAARPDIRCAIYIGCSPVVAISSLKSGLLPLTKDACVLGEITTHAYTGLFDEEERNRLVRSLGPNSKVILLTNHGALCCGETIEEAFFAACHIVQACETQLKLLPVGLDNLVLIPEESRKAIYEQSRRPPEDLEKKFAAVTAGEDGAAAAEKEAAEAVPKVGSPPKWRVGGAEFEALMRMLDNAGYRTGYIYRHPLIKSDPPKPKNDVELPPAVSSLGYLLEEEELFRQGIWKKGDIRKGGDRSRWLNSPNVYQKVEVLETGTPDPKKITKWVAEGSPTHSTPVRIEDPLQFVPAGTNPREFKRVQQLIKDNRRADKISAGPQSHILEGVTWDEASRLKDATVSQAGDHVVMMGAASKGIIQRGFQHNATVYKAPYAKNPFDNVTDDELNEYKRTVERKKKSVHGEYTDTDFSESEAVLQAGTKKYPQSEPETEHQVIEIQTQQAPVPRQAEVVLSDALISQLAQKYAFLYSPGQYMHSCFKMAPLMQKVYVIHKVEPVSKHNYPPVHDGNMSIQHNESGAGFMGNESGVISSTPVRNAMASVSLPEERNHSICGFSSTPYRTISHFGFNCPLITSPTILLHPEHQSIWQRVAEQREKVVSFIDLTTLSMDNRKLLNVVTSTHPTQCQSQSQSFISEKHIQLEVTPPKRKKRVYSATTSSGLDDSLDELESLMSGLAINMPRSREQDSGLYRSYTFLPSNHALPEDTDANDRDQTNRERPEAEQEESFRCAGDSGLGDSTGRRPRLTTTSNDSSSQEAEAYTQSKHVKLTLSSSPTPTATQSPATIEILINVSLRNAECVQTVHTHEQEFRAKLERVIDEEIHYISQQLAFKQRQAELLEQTTSRAPLATPSSAMMPPPAPASSSSMVHRSNSAPELCHTYSYVAVGMADMPTKQDQGSPQLPAEGEPLNDILSSLEKELERLLNSVVTAHMLHNKAIIHECRARFSQLADGIVSS from the exons ATGACTGAAGTTGAGCAACCGCCACAGAATGGCATAGATCCCACTGCCGGCGAAGATGATGACAACAGCAAAGCACGTCCTGCGGATATTGAACAG GATATGCGCGAAATGGAGCGTCGCAAGCGGGTTGAGGCTATAATGGGCTCAAAGCTGTTCCGCGAGGAGCTGGAGCGTATCGTGGACTCGGCGCGCGATGGAGGAGCTGGCGCTAGTGGAATCCTGCAGCAGCTGTCGGACATTGTGGGCGTACCAGTGTCCAGGGTGAGCAACGTCTTCAAGAGCAGCAACTGCATGGTGCCCATCAACGATATACGCGGCGTCGAGTCCATGGGCTATGCCAAGGGCGAGAAGATACTCCGGTGCAAGCTGGCCGCCACATTCCGTCTGCTCGATCTGTACGGCTGGACCCAGGGTCTGGGGGCACAGATCACCGCCCGACTCAAGGTCGATCAGGAGTACTTCCTGGTTAATCCATACGGCCTGCTTTACCACGAGATCACTGCCTCAGCGCTGAACAAGGTGGACATGCAAGGACAGATTGTGGAGCAGGGCACCACCAACTTTGGCGGCAACAAGAGTC ACTTTGTCCTCCATTCGGTGGTACATGCCGCCCGTCCAGACATTCGATGCGCCATCTATATTGGTTGCAGTCCAGTCGTGGCTATTTCCTCACTGAAGTCGGGTCTGTTGCCTTTGACCAAGGATGCCTGTGTGCTGGGCGAGATCACCACTCACGCTTATACTGGACTGTtcgacgaggaggagcgcAATCGATTGGTTCGCAGCCTTGGTCCCAACTCCAAGGTGATTCTGTTAACTAACCACGGTGCTTTGTGCTGCGGAGAGACCATCGAGGAAGCCTTCTTCGCCGCCTGTCACATTGTGCAGGCGTGTGAGACCCAACTGAAGCTGTTGCCCGTCGGCTTGGATAACTTAGTGCTGATTCCAGAGGAGTCGCGCAAGGCCATTTACGAGCAGTCACGCCGGCCGCCGGAGGATCTGGAGAAGAAGTTTGCCGCCGTCACCGCTGGCGAAGATggtgctgccgctgctgaaAAGGAGGCAGCCGAAGCCGTACCCAAGGTGGGCAGTCCGCCCAAGTGGCGTGTGGGTGGCGCTGAATTCGAGGCCTTGATGCGCATGCTGGATAATGCTGGCTACCGCACTGGCTATATCTACCGCCATCCACTGATCAAATCGGATCCTCCCAAGCCTAAGAACGACGTCGAACTGCCGCCAGCTGTTTCATCACTGGGCTATCTTcttgaggaggaggagctcttCCGTCAAGG GATCTGGAAGAAGGGAGATATTCGCAAAGGCGGCGACCGCAGCCGGTGGCTCAACTCGCCGAACGTTTACCAAAAGGTCGAGGTTCTGGAGACCGGCACTCCGGATCCCAAGAAGATTACAAAG TGGGTGGCTGAAGGTTCCCCCACCCACTCAACGCCAGTGAGGATAGAAGATCCACTCCAGTTTGTGCCTGCAGGAACCAATCCAAGGGAATTTAAGCGTGTCCAGCAACTA ATTAAGGACAACCGCCGGGCAGATAAGATTTCCGCCGGACCACAGTCGCATATTCTGGAGGGCGTGACATGGGACGAGGCGAGCCGACTCAAGGATGCAACGGTCTCGCAGGCCGGCGACCATGTCGTCATGATGGGTGCCGCTTCCAAGGGAATCATCCAGCGTGGCTTCCAGCACAATGCCACTGTGTACAAGGCTCCCTATGCTAAGAACCCATTCGACAACGTCACAGACGATGAACTCAATGAATACAAACGCACGGTGGAGCGCAAAAAGAAATCGGTGCATGGCGAAT ATACCGACACAGACTTTTCGGAATCCGAAGCGGTCCTGCAGGCGGGGACAAAGAAATACCCACAAAGCGAACCCGAGACCG AGCACCAGGTCATTGAGATCCAAACACAACAAGCGCCAGTGCCAAGGCAGGCGGAAGTCGTGCTGAGCGATG CACTTATCTCTCAACTGGCCCAAAAGTATGCGTTCCTTTATTCGCCTGGCCAGTACATGCATTCCTGCTTCAAAATGGCTCCCTTAATGCAGAAGGTTTATGTCATACACAAGGTCGAGCCCGTGAGCAAGCACAACTATCCGCCAGTTCACGATGGCAATATGAGTATTCAGCATAACGAAAGTGGCGCCGGATTCATGGGCAATGAGTCGGGCGTTATTAGCAGCACTCCTGTTCGCAATGCCATGGCTTCTGTATCGTTGCCGGAAGAGAGGAATCATTCCATTTGCGGGTTTTCATCAACACCGTATCGcaccatttcgcatttcggtTTCAATTGTCCGCTTATTACGTCGCCTACCATTCTCCTGCATCCGGAACATcaatcaatttggcaaagGGTGGCCGAGCAACGCGAGAAGGTCGTATCCTTCATAGATCTCACGACACTGAGCATGGACAACCGCAAGCTGCTCAATGTGGTGACATCCACGCACCCAACCCAGTgccaatcgcaatcgcaatcctTTATCTCTGAGAAGCACATTCAGTTGGAAGTTACGCCTCCGAAGCGGAAGAAGCGGGTGTACAgcgccaccaccagcagcggcCTAGACGACAGTCTAGATGAGCTGGAATCCCTGATGAGCGGCCTAGCAATCAATATGCCGCGCAGCCGGGAGCAGGACAGCGGTCTGTACCGCAGCTATACCTTTCTACCTAGTAACCATGCTCTACCCGAAGATACTGATGCCAATGACAGGGATCAAACGAATCGGGAGCGACCAGAAGCCGAGCAGGAGGAAAGTTTTCGCTGTGCAGGCGACAGTGGTCTTGGCGATTCCACCGGCAGGCGCCCACGACTGACCACCACCAGCAATGATTCGTCCAGTCAAGAGGCCGAGGCCTACACCCAGAGCAAGCACGTCAAGTTGACCTTGAGCAGCTCACCCACGCCGACAGCCACACAATCACCGGCAACCATCGAAATTCTTATCAACGTATCGCTGCGCAATGCCGAATGCGTGCAAACGGTCCACACCCATGAGCAGGAGTTTCGGGCCAAGTTGGAGAGGGTAATTGACGAGGAGATCCACTACATTTCGCAGCAACTCGCATTCAAGCAGCGACAGGCGGAGTTGCTTGAACAGACGACATCGCGGGCTCCTCTCGCTACGCCTTCTTCAGCAATGATGCCTCCGCCGGCGCCGGCTTCTTCATCATCCATGGTGCACCGCAGCAACTCGGCACCGGAGTTGTGCCACACCTATAGCTATGTGGCTGTGGGAATGGCCGATATGCCGACCAAACAAGATCAAGGCTCTCCGCAACTGCCAGCGGAGGGTGAGCCTTTGAATGATATACTCAGCAGTCTGGAGAAGGAACTAGAGCGTCTGCTGAACAGCGTGGTGACAGCCCACATGCTGCACAACAAGGCCATCATACACGAGTGTCGGGCTCGCTTCTCGCAGCTGGCCGATGGAATTGTCAGCTCCTAG
- the LOC122614869 gene encoding protein hu-li tai shao isoform X3, which yields MTEVEQPPQNGIDPTAGEDDDNSKARPADIEQDMREMERRKRVEAIMGSKLFREELERIVDSARDGGAGASGILQQLSDIVGVPVSRVSNVFKSSNCMVPINDIRGVESMGYAKGEKILRCKLAATFRLLDLYGWTQGLGAQITARLKVDQEYFLVNPYGLLYHEITASALNKVDMQGQIVEQGTTNFGGNKSHFVLHSVVHAARPDIRCAIYIGCSPVVAISSLKSGLLPLTKDACVLGEITTHAYTGLFDEEERNRLVRSLGPNSKVILLTNHGALCCGETIEEAFFAACHIVQACETQLKLLPVGLDNLVLIPEESRKAIYEQSRRPPEDLEKKFAAVTAGEDGAAAAEKEAAEAVPKVGSPPKWRVGGAEFEALMRMLDNAGYRTGYIYRHPLIKSDPPKPKNDVELPPAVSSLGYLLEEEELFRQGIWKKGDIRKGGDRSRWLNSPNVYQKVEVLETGTPDPKKITKWVAEGSPTHSTPVRIEDPLQFVPAGTNPREFKRVQQLIKDNRRADKISAGPQSHILEGVTWDEASRLKDATVSQAGDHVVMMGAASKGIIQRGFQHNATVYKAPYAKNPFDNVTDDELNEYKRTVERKKKSVHGEYTDTDFSESEAVLQAGTKKYPQSEPETEHQVIEIQTQQAPVPRQAEVVLSDATLSFINGERSHTATNRKPPTGRGENVQNGDHSEAHLSTFSQSSKEFQDVSTDGSPKKDKKKKKGLRTPSFLKKKKEKKKAEA from the exons ATGACTGAAGTTGAGCAACCGCCACAGAATGGCATAGATCCCACTGCCGGCGAAGATGATGACAACAGCAAAGCACGTCCTGCGGATATTGAACAG GATATGCGCGAAATGGAGCGTCGCAAGCGGGTTGAGGCTATAATGGGCTCAAAGCTGTTCCGCGAGGAGCTGGAGCGTATCGTGGACTCGGCGCGCGATGGAGGAGCTGGCGCTAGTGGAATCCTGCAGCAGCTGTCGGACATTGTGGGCGTACCAGTGTCCAGGGTGAGCAACGTCTTCAAGAGCAGCAACTGCATGGTGCCCATCAACGATATACGCGGCGTCGAGTCCATGGGCTATGCCAAGGGCGAGAAGATACTCCGGTGCAAGCTGGCCGCCACATTCCGTCTGCTCGATCTGTACGGCTGGACCCAGGGTCTGGGGGCACAGATCACCGCCCGACTCAAGGTCGATCAGGAGTACTTCCTGGTTAATCCATACGGCCTGCTTTACCACGAGATCACTGCCTCAGCGCTGAACAAGGTGGACATGCAAGGACAGATTGTGGAGCAGGGCACCACCAACTTTGGCGGCAACAAGAGTC ACTTTGTCCTCCATTCGGTGGTACATGCCGCCCGTCCAGACATTCGATGCGCCATCTATATTGGTTGCAGTCCAGTCGTGGCTATTTCCTCACTGAAGTCGGGTCTGTTGCCTTTGACCAAGGATGCCTGTGTGCTGGGCGAGATCACCACTCACGCTTATACTGGACTGTtcgacgaggaggagcgcAATCGATTGGTTCGCAGCCTTGGTCCCAACTCCAAGGTGATTCTGTTAACTAACCACGGTGCTTTGTGCTGCGGAGAGACCATCGAGGAAGCCTTCTTCGCCGCCTGTCACATTGTGCAGGCGTGTGAGACCCAACTGAAGCTGTTGCCCGTCGGCTTGGATAACTTAGTGCTGATTCCAGAGGAGTCGCGCAAGGCCATTTACGAGCAGTCACGCCGGCCGCCGGAGGATCTGGAGAAGAAGTTTGCCGCCGTCACCGCTGGCGAAGATggtgctgccgctgctgaaAAGGAGGCAGCCGAAGCCGTACCCAAGGTGGGCAGTCCGCCCAAGTGGCGTGTGGGTGGCGCTGAATTCGAGGCCTTGATGCGCATGCTGGATAATGCTGGCTACCGCACTGGCTATATCTACCGCCATCCACTGATCAAATCGGATCCTCCCAAGCCTAAGAACGACGTCGAACTGCCGCCAGCTGTTTCATCACTGGGCTATCTTcttgaggaggaggagctcttCCGTCAAGG GATCTGGAAGAAGGGAGATATTCGCAAAGGCGGCGACCGCAGCCGGTGGCTCAACTCGCCGAACGTTTACCAAAAGGTCGAGGTTCTGGAGACCGGCACTCCGGATCCCAAGAAGATTACAAAG TGGGTGGCTGAAGGTTCCCCCACCCACTCAACGCCAGTGAGGATAGAAGATCCACTCCAGTTTGTGCCTGCAGGAACCAATCCAAGGGAATTTAAGCGTGTCCAGCAACTA ATTAAGGACAACCGCCGGGCAGATAAGATTTCCGCCGGACCACAGTCGCATATTCTGGAGGGCGTGACATGGGACGAGGCGAGCCGACTCAAGGATGCAACGGTCTCGCAGGCCGGCGACCATGTCGTCATGATGGGTGCCGCTTCCAAGGGAATCATCCAGCGTGGCTTCCAGCACAATGCCACTGTGTACAAGGCTCCCTATGCTAAGAACCCATTCGACAACGTCACAGACGATGAACTCAATGAATACAAACGCACGGTGGAGCGCAAAAAGAAATCGGTGCATGGCGAAT ATACCGACACAGACTTTTCGGAATCCGAAGCGGTCCTGCAGGCGGGGACAAAGAAATACCCACAAAGCGAACCCGAGACCG AGCACCAGGTCATTGAGATCCAAACACAACAAGCGCCAGTGCCAAGGCAGGCGGAAGTCGTGCTGAGCGATG CCACACTTAGTTTTATAAACGGCGAACGCTCTCACACAGCCACAAATCGCAAGCCGCCAACTGGCCGAG GTGAAAACGTACAAAACGGCGATCATTCGGAGGCACACTTGAGCACCTTCTCGCAGAGCAGTAAAGAG TTCCAGGATGTCTCCACGGACGGATCACCCAAGAAagacaagaagaagaagaagggtCTGCGCACACCATCGTTtttgaaaaagaagaaggagaagaagaaggccGAGGCCTAA
- the LOC122614869 gene encoding protein hu-li tai shao isoform X4 encodes MTEVEQPPQNGIDPTAGEDDDNSKARPADIEQDMREMERRKRVEAIMGSKLFREELERIVDSARDGGAGASGILQQLSDIVGVPVSRVSNVFKSSNCMVPINDIRGVESMGYAKGEKILRCKLAATFRLLDLYGWTQGLGAQITARLKVDQEYFLVNPYGLLYHEITASALNKVDMQGQIVEQGTTNFGGNKSHFVLHSVVHAARPDIRCAIYIGCSPVVAISSLKSGLLPLTKDACVLGEITTHAYTGLFDEEERNRLVRSLGPNSKVILLTNHGALCCGETIEEAFFAACHIVQACETQLKLLPVGLDNLVLIPEESRKAIYEQSRRPPEDLEKKFAAVTAGEDGAAAAEKEAAEAVPKVGSPPKWRVGGAEFEALMRMLDNAGYRTGYIYRHPLIKSDPPKPKNDVELPPAVSSLGYLLEEEELFRQGIWKKGDIRKGGDRSRWLNSPNVYQKVEVLETGTPDPKKITKWVAEGSPTHSTPVRIEDPLQFVPAGTNPREFKRVQQLIKDNRRADKISAGPQSHILEGVTWDEASRLKDATVSQAGDHVVMMGAASKGIIQRGFQHNATVYKAPYAKNPFDNVTDDELNEYKRTVERKKKSVHGEYTDTDFSESEAVLQAGTKKYPQSEPETEHQVIEIQTQQAPVPRQAEVVLSDATLSFINGERSHTATNRKPPTGRGENVQNGDHSEAHLSTFSQSSKEDVSTDGSPKKDKKKKKGLRTPSFLKKKKEKKKAEA; translated from the exons ATGACTGAAGTTGAGCAACCGCCACAGAATGGCATAGATCCCACTGCCGGCGAAGATGATGACAACAGCAAAGCACGTCCTGCGGATATTGAACAG GATATGCGCGAAATGGAGCGTCGCAAGCGGGTTGAGGCTATAATGGGCTCAAAGCTGTTCCGCGAGGAGCTGGAGCGTATCGTGGACTCGGCGCGCGATGGAGGAGCTGGCGCTAGTGGAATCCTGCAGCAGCTGTCGGACATTGTGGGCGTACCAGTGTCCAGGGTGAGCAACGTCTTCAAGAGCAGCAACTGCATGGTGCCCATCAACGATATACGCGGCGTCGAGTCCATGGGCTATGCCAAGGGCGAGAAGATACTCCGGTGCAAGCTGGCCGCCACATTCCGTCTGCTCGATCTGTACGGCTGGACCCAGGGTCTGGGGGCACAGATCACCGCCCGACTCAAGGTCGATCAGGAGTACTTCCTGGTTAATCCATACGGCCTGCTTTACCACGAGATCACTGCCTCAGCGCTGAACAAGGTGGACATGCAAGGACAGATTGTGGAGCAGGGCACCACCAACTTTGGCGGCAACAAGAGTC ACTTTGTCCTCCATTCGGTGGTACATGCCGCCCGTCCAGACATTCGATGCGCCATCTATATTGGTTGCAGTCCAGTCGTGGCTATTTCCTCACTGAAGTCGGGTCTGTTGCCTTTGACCAAGGATGCCTGTGTGCTGGGCGAGATCACCACTCACGCTTATACTGGACTGTtcgacgaggaggagcgcAATCGATTGGTTCGCAGCCTTGGTCCCAACTCCAAGGTGATTCTGTTAACTAACCACGGTGCTTTGTGCTGCGGAGAGACCATCGAGGAAGCCTTCTTCGCCGCCTGTCACATTGTGCAGGCGTGTGAGACCCAACTGAAGCTGTTGCCCGTCGGCTTGGATAACTTAGTGCTGATTCCAGAGGAGTCGCGCAAGGCCATTTACGAGCAGTCACGCCGGCCGCCGGAGGATCTGGAGAAGAAGTTTGCCGCCGTCACCGCTGGCGAAGATggtgctgccgctgctgaaAAGGAGGCAGCCGAAGCCGTACCCAAGGTGGGCAGTCCGCCCAAGTGGCGTGTGGGTGGCGCTGAATTCGAGGCCTTGATGCGCATGCTGGATAATGCTGGCTACCGCACTGGCTATATCTACCGCCATCCACTGATCAAATCGGATCCTCCCAAGCCTAAGAACGACGTCGAACTGCCGCCAGCTGTTTCATCACTGGGCTATCTTcttgaggaggaggagctcttCCGTCAAGG GATCTGGAAGAAGGGAGATATTCGCAAAGGCGGCGACCGCAGCCGGTGGCTCAACTCGCCGAACGTTTACCAAAAGGTCGAGGTTCTGGAGACCGGCACTCCGGATCCCAAGAAGATTACAAAG TGGGTGGCTGAAGGTTCCCCCACCCACTCAACGCCAGTGAGGATAGAAGATCCACTCCAGTTTGTGCCTGCAGGAACCAATCCAAGGGAATTTAAGCGTGTCCAGCAACTA ATTAAGGACAACCGCCGGGCAGATAAGATTTCCGCCGGACCACAGTCGCATATTCTGGAGGGCGTGACATGGGACGAGGCGAGCCGACTCAAGGATGCAACGGTCTCGCAGGCCGGCGACCATGTCGTCATGATGGGTGCCGCTTCCAAGGGAATCATCCAGCGTGGCTTCCAGCACAATGCCACTGTGTACAAGGCTCCCTATGCTAAGAACCCATTCGACAACGTCACAGACGATGAACTCAATGAATACAAACGCACGGTGGAGCGCAAAAAGAAATCGGTGCATGGCGAAT ATACCGACACAGACTTTTCGGAATCCGAAGCGGTCCTGCAGGCGGGGACAAAGAAATACCCACAAAGCGAACCCGAGACCG AGCACCAGGTCATTGAGATCCAAACACAACAAGCGCCAGTGCCAAGGCAGGCGGAAGTCGTGCTGAGCGATG CCACACTTAGTTTTATAAACGGCGAACGCTCTCACACAGCCACAAATCGCAAGCCGCCAACTGGCCGAG GTGAAAACGTACAAAACGGCGATCATTCGGAGGCACACTTGAGCACCTTCTCGCAGAGCAGTAAAGAG GATGTCTCCACGGACGGATCACCCAAGAAagacaagaagaagaagaagggtCTGCGCACACCATCGTTtttgaaaaagaagaaggagaagaagaaggccGAGGCCTAA